From one Passer domesticus isolate bPasDom1 chromosome 15, bPasDom1.hap1, whole genome shotgun sequence genomic stretch:
- the SNN gene encoding stannin, translating into MSITDHSPTTGVVTVIVILIAIAALGALILGCWCYLRLQRLSQSEDEESIVGEGETKEPFLLVQYSAKGPCVERKAKLTPNGPEVHS; encoded by the coding sequence ATGTCCATCACGGATCACAGCCCCACCACCGGAGTGGTGACTGTCATCGTTATCCTGATCGCCATTGCGGCTCTGGGAGCCCTCATTCTGGGCTGCTGGTGCTACCTGCGGCTGCAGAGGCTCAGCCAGTCTGAGGATGAGGAAAGCATTGTGGGTGAGGGAGAAACCAAAGAGCCCTTTCTACTGGTGCAGTACTCTGCTAAAGGACCCTGTGTGGAGAGGAAAGCTAAGCTAACTCCAAATGGCCCGGAAGTACACAGCTAA